From the genome of Vicia villosa cultivar HV-30 ecotype Madison, WI linkage group LG2, Vvil1.0, whole genome shotgun sequence, one region includes:
- the LOC131648436 gene encoding histidine-containing phosphotransfer protein 4-like, with amino-acid sequence MDRNNSRRQVAAMKQSLFDQGLLDEQFIQLEELQDDANPNFVEEIVTLYYRDSSRLISNLEQTLERNPLDFNKLDTIMHQFKGSSSSIGAKKVKAESTLIREYCRTGNAEGCRKSYQQMKKEYVALRKKLENYFQLARQAGPIERACRPK; translated from the exons ATGGACAGAAACAATTCTCGCAGACAAGTTGCTGCAATGAAACAGTCACTCTTTGATcag GGACTTCTTGATGAACAATTTATTCAACTTGAAGAACTGCAAGATGATGCTAATCCTAATTTTGTTGAGGAAATTGTGACTCTTTACTACCGCGATTCATCTAGGCTTATCTCTAACTTAGAACAGACACT GGAGAGGAATCCATTGGATTTCAACAAACTAGACACAATCATGCATCAGTTCAAAGGAAGCAGCTCAAG CATTGGAGCGAAAAAGGTGAAAGCAGAATCGACTCTAATTAGAGAATATTGCAGAACTGGAAATGCAGAAGG GTGTAGGAAGAGCTATCAACAAATGAAGAAAGAATATGTTGCATTGAGAAAGAAACTTGAAAATTATTTTCAACTAGCTAGGCAAGCTGGGCCTATTGAAAGAGCATGTCGCCCAAAATAA
- the LOC131651549 gene encoding uncharacterized protein LOC131651549, translated as MTASYFDNYSSHPNGRIWMSWDNSKIELRFMECSSQHLHCGVYSLKGDFLFWLTGIYAHNQLDLRRRLWKNILNIHAKQTGPWCIIGDFNNVLTAQDRTGGKLVQVVEYADLENMMQITQLSEMDSVGDYYTWSNRQVAGTIYSRIDRALCNVEWFLKYSDHVLNILPPNLSDHSMLYVKGPKVQMRNNRFKFNNYLLEVAGFQEMAQNSWVKPVRGELMQALWLKLKRLKYAVKEFSKNVGNIQTKIKETRDNLHTAQAALASNRNGSNLIEEIKGLSADLIIYHEFEVARLIQRTKINWIRDGDESSKFFFAYLKAR; from the coding sequence ATGACTGCTAGTTATTTTGACAACTATAGCTCACATCCCAATGGTAGAATTTGGATGTCTTGGGATAATAGTAAAATTGAGTTGAGGTTTATGGAGTGTTCAAGTCAGCACCTTCACTGTGGGGTCTATTCTTTAAAGGGTGATTTCCTTTTCTGGTTGACAGGGATCTATGCTCATAATCAGCTTGACTTAAGAAGAAGACTTTGGAAGAATATTCTGAATATCCATGCGAAGCAAACTGGGCCTTGGTGTATTATAGGGGATTTTAACAATGTGTTAACTGCCCAAGATAGAACTGGAGGGAAGTTGGTTCAAGTTGTAGAATATGCTGACTTAGAGAATATGATGCAAATCACCCAGCTGTCTGAAATGGATAGTGTTGGAGATTATTATACCTGGTCAAATCGTCAGGTGGCTGGAACAATTTATTCTAGGATTGATAGGGCGTTATGTAATGTGGAGTGGTTCTTGAAGTATAGTGATCATGTCCTGAATATTCTGCCTCCCAATCTTTCTGATCATTCAATGTTGTATGTCAAAGGTCCAAAAGTGCAGATGAGAAATAACAGATTTAAATTCAACAACTACCTCTTGGAAGTAGCGGGTTTTCAGGAGATGGCTCAGAATTCATGGGTGAAACCTGTTAGAGGTGAACTTATGCAGGCCCTATGGTTGAAACTTAAAAGGTTGAAATATGCAGTGAAGGAATTCAGCAAGAATGTAGGGAATATCCAGACTAAAATTAAGGAAACCAGAGATAATCTTCATACTGCTCAAGCTGCCCTTGCATCCAATAGGAATGGTAGTAATTTGATTGAGGAAATAAAAGGCCTTTCAGCTGATCTTATTATATATCATGAGTTTGAGGTTGCTAGACTCATCCAAAGGACCAAAATCAACTGGATCAGAGATGGTGATGAAAGTTCAAAGTTTTTCTTTGCTTATCTCAAAGCTAGATAA